The following proteins are encoded in a genomic region of Terriglobia bacterium:
- a CDS encoding EpsI family protein translates to MVGRALIVSCLLVAGAVYIGFASKSEPVPIRRSLSELPARIGVWEGEGATELDPTTLRVLGVDDYTNRRYFGTAGASVGLYIGYYRSQRQGNTIHSPLNCLPGAGWNPVEKDILPISINAGAVSEGADPPQTEFRINRIVIQRGMDKQVVLYWYQSHGRVVASEYWGKIYAVLDAIRTSRTDAALVRVISPVTSAGEAGETTAEQNAVTFVRDLLPLLGQYLPD, encoded by the coding sequence GTGGTCGGCAGAGCACTGATAGTCAGCTGTTTGCTGGTTGCCGGAGCAGTTTATATCGGCTTTGCTTCCAAGTCGGAACCGGTGCCCATACGCCGGTCATTATCAGAGCTCCCGGCCCGGATCGGAGTCTGGGAAGGAGAAGGCGCAACAGAATTGGATCCGACTACCCTCAGAGTTCTTGGAGTGGACGACTATACCAACAGGAGGTACTTCGGCACTGCAGGGGCGTCGGTCGGCCTCTATATAGGGTATTACCGCAGCCAGCGCCAGGGGAACACGATTCATTCTCCGCTCAATTGCCTCCCGGGTGCCGGATGGAATCCCGTTGAGAAGGACATCCTGCCCATTTCCATTAATGCCGGCGCTGTCTCGGAAGGCGCCGACCCGCCACAAACGGAGTTCCGTATCAACCGCATCGTGATTCAGAGGGGCATGGACAAGCAGGTTGTCTTGTACTGGTATCAAAGTCATGGTCGTGTCGTTGCCAGTGAGTACTGGGGTAAGATCTATGCCGTGCTCGATGCCATACGAACCAGCCGGACGGATGCCGCTCTCGTGCGCGTGATCAGCCCTGTGACCAGTGCCGGGGAAGCAGGCGAGACGACCGCCGAGCAGAATGCCGTCACTTTCGTCAGGGATCTGCTCCCACTCCTCGGCCAATACCTGCCTGACTAG
- a CDS encoding exosortase/archaeosortase family protein, whose translation MIEAIGVALPRRSRIAAVFLLLASFAFSYYGVIAGLVNDWTIDENYSHGFLILPIALYFVWERRSRLALAQLRPSLLGLVVILGSIAMLLAGVLGSELFLTRVSILGTIAGAVLFICGRHHLKILIFPISFLLLMIPIPAIIFNQIAFPLQLVASRFGELVLSGAGIPVLREGNVIQLANTSLEVAEACSGIRSLISLLTLGIIYGYFTDARIWARSALALATIPVAILANGLRVAGTGVAAHRFGPEAAQGFFHTFSGWLIFVIAFLMLFVLQHLIQWLVPVSRRKT comes from the coding sequence ATCATAGAAGCTATCGGAGTCGCACTGCCGCGCAGGTCCAGGATAGCAGCCGTTTTTCTTCTGCTCGCCAGCTTTGCCTTCTCGTATTACGGCGTGATCGCCGGACTGGTCAACGATTGGACGATCGACGAGAATTACTCGCACGGCTTTCTGATTCTCCCGATCGCGCTCTACTTTGTGTGGGAGCGGCGCAGCCGGCTCGCACTTGCCCAGCTCCGGCCAAGTTTGCTGGGCTTGGTCGTGATCCTGGGAAGCATCGCCATGCTGCTCGCCGGCGTGCTGGGATCCGAGTTGTTCTTAACCAGAGTCTCGATTCTCGGAACCATCGCAGGAGCTGTTCTTTTCATTTGCGGCCGGCACCACCTCAAGATCCTCATTTTTCCGATCTCGTTCCTGCTACTGATGATCCCGATTCCCGCCATCATCTTTAACCAGATTGCTTTCCCCCTGCAACTGGTCGCCTCCCGGTTCGGCGAGCTGGTGCTCTCCGGCGCCGGCATCCCGGTTCTGCGCGAGGGAAATGTCATCCAATTGGCAAACACCAGCCTCGAAGTGGCCGAAGCCTGCAGCGGGATAAGATCGCTGATTTCACTGCTCACGCTCGGAATTATCTACGGCTACTTCACGGATGCCAGAATCTGGGCACGATCGGCGCTGGCCCTGGCAACCATTCCGGTCGCTATCCTGGCCAACGGGTTGCGGGTTGCCGGAACGGGAGTGGCGGCGCATCGCTTCGGGCCGGAGGCGGCGCAAGGGTTCTTTCACACATTTTCCGGCTGGCTCATTTTCGTCATAGCCTTTCTAATGCTCTTTGTGCTGCAGCATCTTATCCAATGGCTGGTCCCGGTCTCGCGGCGCAAGACCTGA
- a CDS encoding glycosyltransferase family 39 protein, with translation MKREQIVRLLCLCILFALTATLLLRGLSNTSIGFPDADRNLMDGVFIRDFLQEMPLTKVFEFTATYYARYPALSIGYKPPFFAFVEAIFNILFGINLWGSRLAVLAFALAGVWAYFRLVQRMSDTPTAFFSSSLLVTTPFVAQWGWYTMLEIPALSMCLLASYAFYLFLTDHGKRYLYATAILVPLSAWTKQTAVFTVLWFFLYAALAGKLLGILKRKSTWFAMIIAGMLLIPLAILTIWLGELNIAQSIGGDPPKINLLASNSRSYLLQYIYLIYHQQLTGPVLLLGLAGMALAAAKRHRASLYFACLIAATYIVFTFFVSAKEARYTIFWIPAFTYFAAFPIYQLRNIKLVAKVSSLILVIVILYQIYATYQREPRYATGYDQAAKVALSNLRGPTVLIDAYNNGYFTYFIRSLDPARSTVVLRGDKLLSSSAVWRGQLTIHAHNESDIRDILDKYGVTIIVIETRDYTGIPIHRLLRSFLQSEDFELIKEIPIESNSGPLSDNSLKIYRYLKAKPPNAEFITLELPIVGQTLKVPMKKLTDSKKDHP, from the coding sequence CTGCGTGGCCTGAGCAACACCAGCATTGGCTTTCCAGATGCCGATCGGAACCTGATGGATGGCGTTTTTATCAGAGACTTCCTTCAGGAAATGCCTCTGACCAAGGTATTCGAGTTCACGGCCACTTATTACGCAAGATACCCTGCTCTCAGCATCGGCTACAAACCGCCATTCTTCGCCTTTGTCGAAGCGATCTTTAATATCCTGTTCGGCATCAACCTCTGGGGCAGCAGGCTTGCTGTGCTTGCGTTCGCCCTGGCTGGGGTTTGGGCATATTTCCGCCTGGTGCAGCGCATGTCCGACACCCCGACGGCCTTTTTCTCCTCATCCCTTCTCGTCACGACGCCCTTTGTGGCGCAGTGGGGATGGTACACGATGCTGGAAATACCGGCACTTTCCATGTGCCTGCTGGCTTCCTACGCGTTTTATCTGTTCCTCACAGATCACGGCAAACGTTATCTGTACGCAACGGCAATCCTGGTTCCACTCTCCGCATGGACCAAACAGACCGCTGTCTTCACCGTTCTCTGGTTTTTCTTATATGCCGCACTCGCAGGAAAGCTCCTGGGAATATTAAAGCGCAAATCGACCTGGTTCGCGATGATCATTGCCGGGATGCTCCTGATTCCATTGGCGATCCTGACAATTTGGCTGGGTGAACTCAACATCGCCCAATCCATTGGAGGCGATCCCCCAAAAATCAATCTGCTTGCCAGCAACTCCCGGAGTTACCTGCTGCAGTATATCTATCTTATTTATCATCAACAACTAACCGGCCCGGTCCTGCTCCTTGGCCTGGCGGGCATGGCACTCGCGGCCGCCAAACGGCATCGAGCCAGCCTGTACTTCGCCTGCTTGATCGCAGCTACCTATATTGTCTTTACTTTTTTTGTCAGCGCCAAGGAAGCGCGCTACACGATTTTCTGGATTCCTGCCTTCACCTATTTTGCTGCTTTCCCGATTTACCAATTGAGGAATATCAAGCTCGTTGCAAAAGTTTCATCGTTGATTCTCGTCATTGTGATCCTATATCAAATCTATGCCACCTATCAACGCGAACCCCGTTATGCTACCGGCTACGACCAGGCGGCAAAAGTCGCCCTGAGCAATCTTCGCGGCCCAACGGTCCTTATAGATGCTTACAATAATGGCTATTTCACCTATTTCATTCGTTCCCTGGACCCTGCTCGCAGTACGGTTGTTCTTAGAGGAGATAAGCTGCTCAGCTCCTCCGCTGTCTGGCGTGGCCAGCTGACCATTCACGCTCACAATGAGAGTGATATTCGAGACATACTGGACAAATATGGCGTGACGATCATAGTCATAGAGACGCGGGATTATACCGGGATTCCAATCCACCGACTGCTGCGCAGTTTCCTTCAATCCGAAGACTTCGAACTCATAAAGGAAATCCCCATTGAATCCAACAGTGGTCCACTGTCCGATAACTCGCTGAAGATCTATCGGTATTTAAAAGCAAAACCGCCGAACGCAGAGTTTATCACCCTGGAATTGCCCATCGTCGGCCAGACCCTCAAGGTGCCGATGAAGAAATTGACGGACAGCAAAAAAGATCATCCATGA
- the prsK gene encoding PEP-CTERM system histidine kinase PrsK produces MTSLEFFQIISASIGLISAGLVLLFRRFGQASWLLCCFFFFSAAAHGTLTFAYDPNGTMAAPFFRLAFCCVFLAAPCGLLFTWSIARPHYRQALAEKRKLVAAILFPIPVLLIFLLLLPPAVDQRFLPPAFVALGPGGYLASIYLLVVCVMAFANMESILRSVEESVRWEVKFLILGLAASYAAITYIASKVLLYSFQYALLPQDAIHVFTLMFPISCALILVSWRRSSGRSVIRVSQSFIYSSITLLAVGTYLIASSLIARWVSQRGETGIRTEAVIFLLSVLLLAMVLLTTQFRHRARAWIHRNIFAGRYDYRHFWLEATERVKSVDDPRKTADSLARLIQNAVGSIDVSVWLRRRNPDRLVLLALLGTMADPESTEVSGIIDKLLERSEPLMETDLGKIADAEKLRQFMQRTNASILVPLVSSNRIVGLLTAGSDRTGRHYDREAREFLRVLANHAASEFHKYELLATLVEAKETEALKSFSTFLLHDLKNFASTLSLIAKNAARHQGNPDFQRDAFQSVFDTAEKMKRLCNNLRTFSTNLAANKKLDDLNQIVHAAVDSLNAGLSYRVHLELAELPPIFLDADEVLRVLQNLLLNAREALSPEGSITIKTARHDSSVELAVMDDGRGIAREFLEKELFLPFHTTKSDGLGIGLFQSKKIIEAHGGNIYVESEEGKGTVVRITFPAAT; encoded by the coding sequence ATGACCTCCCTGGAATTTTTCCAGATCATTTCAGCCTCGATCGGGCTTATTAGCGCAGGGCTCGTGCTGCTGTTCAGGCGTTTCGGGCAGGCTTCGTGGTTGCTTTGCTGTTTCTTTTTCTTCAGCGCCGCCGCCCATGGCACCCTGACATTTGCCTATGATCCCAATGGGACGATGGCAGCGCCGTTTTTCCGTCTGGCGTTTTGCTGTGTGTTTCTGGCTGCCCCGTGCGGGCTTCTTTTTACCTGGAGCATAGCCCGCCCCCATTACCGTCAGGCGCTTGCAGAAAAACGGAAGCTGGTCGCGGCAATTCTCTTCCCGATTCCCGTTCTGCTGATATTTCTGTTATTGCTGCCGCCTGCAGTTGACCAGAGGTTTCTGCCCCCGGCGTTTGTCGCGCTGGGACCGGGGGGATACTTGGCCTCGATCTACCTGCTTGTGGTTTGTGTGATGGCCTTTGCCAACATGGAATCGATCCTCCGCAGTGTCGAAGAGAGTGTCAGATGGGAGGTCAAGTTCCTGATCCTCGGGCTCGCAGCCTCTTATGCGGCAATTACCTACATCGCCTCCAAAGTGCTCCTCTACTCATTCCAGTACGCACTCCTGCCGCAGGATGCAATCCATGTCTTTACCTTGATGTTTCCGATTTCATGCGCCCTGATTCTGGTCTCGTGGCGGAGGAGCTCGGGGAGAAGCGTCATCAGGGTCTCTCAGAGCTTCATCTACAGTTCGATCACCCTCCTGGCGGTCGGCACTTACCTGATTGCTTCGAGCCTGATTGCGCGCTGGGTGAGCCAACGGGGTGAAACGGGGATCAGGACGGAAGCGGTCATCTTCCTCCTTTCCGTTCTTCTGCTGGCGATGGTACTGCTGACAACCCAGTTCCGGCACCGGGCGCGAGCCTGGATTCATCGCAACATCTTTGCCGGCAGGTACGACTACCGCCATTTCTGGCTGGAGGCGACCGAAAGGGTTAAGTCGGTTGACGATCCCCGAAAGACTGCCGACTCCCTGGCGCGCCTGATCCAGAACGCTGTAGGGTCCATCGATGTGAGCGTCTGGCTCCGCCGCAGGAACCCGGACAGGCTGGTCCTGCTCGCCCTGTTGGGCACGATGGCCGACCCCGAATCGACCGAGGTGAGCGGCATCATCGACAAACTGCTGGAGCGAAGCGAACCGCTCATGGAAACCGATCTGGGAAAGATCGCAGACGCCGAAAAGCTCAGGCAATTCATGCAGCGGACGAACGCCTCGATCCTCGTTCCTTTGGTATCGAGTAACAGGATCGTGGGGCTCCTCACGGCCGGTTCCGATCGCACCGGCCGACATTACGACCGGGAGGCGCGCGAGTTTCTGCGCGTGCTCGCAAACCACGCAGCCAGCGAGTTCCACAAGTACGAGCTGCTGGCCACGCTGGTCGAAGCCAAAGAGACAGAAGCGCTGAAATCCTTTTCCACCTTCCTCCTCCATGACCTCAAGAATTTCGCCTCCACACTCTCGCTGATCGCCAAAAACGCCGCGCGCCACCAGGGAAACCCCGACTTTCAGCGCGACGCGTTCCAGTCGGTCTTCGACACTGCGGAAAAAATGAAGCGGCTCTGCAACAATTTACGGACGTTTTCCACCAATCTCGCCGCCAACAAGAAACTGGATGACCTGAATCAGATCGTGCACGCGGCGGTCGACAGTCTCAATGCCGGCCTTTCGTACCGGGTCCATCTTGAACTGGCCGAGCTGCCGCCGATTTTCCTTGATGCGGATGAGGTCCTGCGAGTGCTCCAGAATCTCTTGCTCAATGCGCGCGAGGCGCTATCCCCGGAGGGATCCATTACCATCAAAACGGCCCGTCACGACAGCAGCGTGGAACTCGCCGTGATGGACGACGGCAGAGGGATCGCCAGGGAGTTTCTGGAGAAGGAACTCTTCCTCCCCTTCCACACTACCAAGAGCGATGGCCTCGGCATCGGCCTCTTTCAGTCCAAGAAGATCATTGAAGCTCACGGCGGGAACATCTATGTGGAGAGTGAAGAGGGGAAAGGAACCGTGGTTCGGATCACTTTCCCTGCTGCGACTTAG
- the prsR gene encoding PEP-CTERM-box response regulator transcription factor, giving the protein MARAGKNQEGVISSLPKILVVDDDDQILKQIQWAFSTEYQVFIAGDRPNAVDIFRKEQIPVVLLDLGLPPHPREADEGLLALEELLAENPIAKVIIVSGNSERQNALRAIEKGAHDIFPKPVDLDELSVVLKRVYKRLQLERESIEERSLAQQVSFADIIGSSLPMKGVFATIRKVANTDVPVLILGESGTGKELVAMAIHNLSRRKSGPFAAINCSAIPETLLESELFGHEKGSFTGATAQRRGKLEYAQGGTLFLDEIGDLAPALQVKILRFLQDRIVERVGGRESITVDSRVIAATHQNLETAVKENRFREDLFFRLAVVTISLPPLRERADDVIEIAEHLVRAFSEELHIAPKKFTRQALVAMKAHDWPGNVRELQNRVKRAMVLSDGQYINAAELELDAPGETRAKPTLKEAKDEVEKEVIAKALQENGGNISKTAKALGVSRPTLYELMERHGLS; this is encoded by the coding sequence ATGGCAAGAGCCGGTAAGAACCAGGAAGGCGTAATATCTTCTCTGCCAAAGATTCTGGTGGTCGACGACGACGACCAGATCCTCAAGCAGATCCAATGGGCCTTTTCGACGGAATACCAAGTCTTTATTGCCGGCGATCGCCCCAATGCCGTCGACATTTTCAGGAAAGAGCAGATACCAGTGGTTCTCCTGGACCTCGGTCTGCCGCCGCATCCGCGAGAGGCCGACGAAGGCTTGCTCGCGCTCGAAGAGTTGCTGGCTGAGAATCCGATCGCCAAGGTGATCATCGTCTCCGGCAATTCCGAGAGACAGAACGCGTTGCGTGCCATTGAGAAGGGGGCGCACGATATTTTCCCCAAGCCGGTGGATCTGGATGAATTGAGCGTCGTGCTCAAGAGGGTCTATAAGCGCCTCCAACTCGAACGAGAGAGCATCGAAGAGCGCAGCCTGGCACAGCAGGTCTCTTTTGCGGATATCATCGGATCCAGCCTGCCGATGAAAGGGGTGTTTGCCACCATTCGCAAGGTGGCAAACACCGATGTTCCGGTGCTGATCCTGGGGGAGAGCGGCACGGGCAAAGAGCTGGTCGCAATGGCTATCCACAACCTCAGCCGCAGGAAAAGCGGTCCGTTTGCCGCCATCAACTGCAGCGCCATACCCGAGACGCTGCTCGAGAGCGAGCTGTTCGGCCACGAAAAGGGATCATTCACCGGAGCCACTGCGCAACGCCGCGGAAAACTGGAGTATGCTCAGGGAGGCACCCTGTTTCTTGATGAAATCGGGGACCTGGCACCGGCGCTCCAGGTGAAGATCCTGCGTTTTCTCCAGGATCGGATTGTCGAACGCGTAGGTGGGAGAGAGTCCATTACCGTCGACAGCCGGGTGATTGCCGCTACCCATCAAAATCTTGAGACTGCCGTCAAGGAAAACAGATTCCGCGAGGACCTTTTTTTCCGCCTGGCGGTCGTGACCATATCCCTCCCGCCATTGCGTGAGCGCGCCGATGATGTCATCGAGATCGCGGAGCATCTGGTCAGAGCCTTCTCCGAGGAACTCCATATCGCGCCGAAAAAGTTCACCAGGCAGGCGTTGGTAGCGATGAAAGCACACGATTGGCCGGGTAATGTCAGAGAGCTGCAGAACCGTGTCAAGCGGGCCATGGTGCTCTCGGACGGGCAGTACATCAACGCTGCTGAGCTCGAGCTGGATGCACCTGGCGAAACGCGTGCCAAACCCACATTGAAAGAGGCCAAAGACGAAGTGGAGAAGGAAGTGATCGCCAAGGCACTGCAGGAAAATGGGGGAAATATCTCAAAAACCGCCAAAGCTCTGGGCGTAAGCCGTCCGACATTATACGAGCTCATGGAAAGACACGGGCTTTCGTAG